The nucleotide window CCCACCTGCGGAAACGCCTGCGGATCCACCCCGTTGTACACGGTGCGGATCCGCTCCGCCGGCGTACCCCCGCGCTCCTCCCACCGCCTGTTGTAACGGTTCCCCGGCGTCACCAGCGCCGCCCGGCGGTAACTCTCCTGCGCCAGTAACCGGAAGAAACCCAGCAGCAACGCCTTCACCGGCCACGCGTACGGCCCCGTGCGATACCCCAGATAACGCTCCCGCAGATAGATCCCGTGCTCGGTCAGCAGGAACGGCGTACCGTGCCGATGATGCGCCACCAGCCCCGGCAACGCCGCCAGCCCGCCGCTGACCGCGTGGGCCACCCCCGACTCCGGCACCGGCGCCGCCAGCGGACGCAGCGCGTGCTCCAGCAACTCGGTCGCCGTCAGCGCGTCGTGCAACGTCGGCCGGGCCCGCGCCACCTCCAGCCCCGGCCGCCGCCACACCTTCACCAGCGTCCGCAGCGCCCCCTCCGACCGCAACCCCGCACTGAGCGTGCCCCCCGCCGCCTCGTCGGCGAACCGGTACAACTCCCGCGCGAAATACCGCTCACACGCCGGATCCAGCAACGACAGCACGAACCGCTCGAACGCCGCGAGAAACACCCTGCGCCGCCTGCCCCGCGGCGCCCGCCCGGCCGGCGCCGGCCCCCACAACGGCACCGCCACCACCGACGACACCTGCGGCGGCACCTCCCACACCACCGGCTCCCGCCCGGTCCCGGTGACCGCCACCACCCGGAAGTCCACGTCCGGCATCCCCCGCACGAGCTGGTCGCACCACACGCTCACGCCACCGTGACTGTGCGGGTAGGTGCCTTCGGTCAGCAGTGTCACCGTGGTGGTGTCGGGTATGACGTCGTCGGCGGCTTGGACGGGTCTGTGGCGTGCGTCGGGTCTGTGGCGTGCGTCGGGTCTGCGGTGTGCGTCGGGTCTGTCCGGTTCGGTGGATCTGGCGTGCTCGGCGGGTCCGGCGGGTCTGGCGGGCTCGTCCGGCTTCTCCGGTGTGTTCGGCCTGCTCGGTCTGCCGGGTCTGTGTCCGGTGGTTGTGCGCATGAAGGTTCGGTCCCCGTGAGTGGTTGGGCGCCCGGTCGACGTTGGAACGGTCCTGCGGCGGGCCCGGTGCGGACGCGATGCGTGGCGCGGCGCGCCCGCACCGGGCAACTGCCCGCGGCCTCGTTACCGGCGGGTCCTCGGCGCGGCGGCCGGACGTACGGCACGCACGTCACCCGGCCCGTACGGCACCGCGCGGCGCACACCGTCCGGCACCCGCGACCGCGGCGCGGGGGCCTGGACACGGACCGCCGACACGGTCTGCGGACGTACCAGGGCGGGCGCCGACGGAGCCGGCAGCTCCAGCGTGACGCTGCTCTGCAACAGCCCGGGCGTGGCCCATCCGGACAGGGCGCCCGCGTATCCGCCGCCGAACGCGGAGCTGCCGATCAGCTGATCCTGCCGCGTACCGTCCGGCATGGTCGCCGGCACCGCGACGCCGTCGGGCGCCTCGACGGTGACGGTGTCACCGACCAGGTAGGCGGTCACCGATCCGCCCGCCACCGCGGCCTGCCAGGCGGCGCGCCGCTGGAGCTCCGCGCCGATGTCGGAGAGGCGCAGGTCGACGAAGGGCGTGTCGTCGGCGAAGAGGGCGCGGTACTGGCCCAGAACGGCGTCGAGCACCGGGTAGGCGATGCGGTCCTCGGCGAGGTTCGACTGGTGGATGAAGTGCGGGCTCGGGTTGTTCGACAACACGTGCCCCAGGTCGATCCGCGCCTCCAACGGCACGATGTACGACGCGTAGCCGGTGGTGGTGTCCAACGGCGCGGGCAGGCAACTGGAGGAGCCCGAGGACTCGCACAGCCCGCTACCGCCGGCCGCCTTGCTGGTGTAGATCCAGTTGTACTCGTCCACCTCCTCGTTGACATGGCCCGCGTTGTAGAACACGTTCATCGGCGTGCGCGGCACCGTCAGCGCCGGACCGGCCTGCCGCTGCCGCGGTTCGCGCGAGGTGTCGCTGGCGATCCACTTCACCCCGGTGGCGGTGAGCGCCGGCGCCAGGTTCGGGTTGTCCTG belongs to Streptantibioticus cattleyicolor NRRL 8057 = DSM 46488 and includes:
- the pelF gene encoding GT4 family glycosyltransferase PelF — translated: MTLLTEGTYPHSHGGVSVWCDQLVRGMPDVDFRVVAVTGTGREPVVWEVPPQVSSVVAVPLWGPAPAGRAPRGRRRRVFLAAFERFVLSLLDPACERYFARELYRFADEAAGGTLSAGLRSEGALRTLVKVWRRPGLEVARARPTLHDALTATELLEHALRPLAAPVPESGVAHAVSGGLAALPGLVAHHRHGTPFLLTEHGIYLRERYLGYRTGPYAWPVKALLLGFFRLLAQESYRRAALVTPGNRYNRRWEERGGTPAERIRTVYNGVDPQAFPQVGPEPEVPTLSWAGRVDPIKDLETLVRAFALVRAEVPGARLRLFGGTPRGGEGYRRRCEELAVELGVADAVVFEGRVEDIRDAYAAGNVVMLSSISEGFPFTLIEAMSCGRATVSTDVGGVREAVGDAGLVVPPREPEPMARAALELLADPPRRARMGQEARSRVIERFTLARTVETFRVIYRDLAAGVRPGAADGVVGRPVVAAEGGR